In a genomic window of Streptomyces sp. SJL17-4:
- a CDS encoding VOC family protein: protein MYSVVQNVAVDCSDAYGLARFWSEVTGCPLDPESGPGDPETQVMLKDGPVLYFNQVPEPKTLKNRLHLCLRPTTSREEEVERLLALGATLAGDHRKPDGTGWAVLADPEGNEFCVLRSDSDRAATPS from the coding sequence ATGTATTCGGTGGTGCAGAACGTTGCGGTCGACTGTTCGGATGCCTATGGGCTGGCTCGGTTCTGGAGTGAGGTGACCGGGTGTCCGCTGGACCCGGAGAGCGGACCGGGTGACCCGGAGACCCAGGTGATGCTGAAGGACGGCCCGGTGCTGTACTTCAACCAGGTACCGGAGCCGAAGACCCTCAAGAACCGCCTCCATCTGTGCCTGCGCCCGACGACCTCGCGCGAGGAGGAGGTCGAGCGCCTCCTGGCCCTCGGAGCCACCCTGGCCGGTGACCACCGAAAGCCCGACGGCACGGGCTGGGCGGTCCTCGCCGACCCCGAAGGCAATGAATTCTGCGTCCTCCGCAGCGACTCCGATCGCGCGGCGACACCTTCCTGA
- a CDS encoding carboxymuconolactone decarboxylase family protein → MTTRRLTALTPEQAPGRAGELLTDIVQRHGSVGEMVSTMAHSPALLDGYLNLSRAMKRVKIPRALSEKLSLAVQEWIGCGTCAEAHRAAGRAAGLSETDIELARQGTSTDPREAALIGLALRVLAEPGSLSDEDVAEVRTHGWSDRVIAEVVGVVTLNLLTGAFNLLAGIQPDRGAPEPAGLSH, encoded by the coding sequence ATGACCACGAGAAGACTGACCGCGCTCACCCCCGAGCAGGCACCGGGCCGGGCGGGCGAACTGCTGACCGACATCGTCCAACGACATGGTTCCGTCGGCGAGATGGTGTCGACGATGGCGCACTCACCTGCCCTGCTCGACGGCTATCTGAACCTCTCCCGGGCGATGAAGCGGGTGAAGATCCCACGCGCCCTGAGCGAGAAGCTGTCCCTCGCCGTCCAGGAGTGGATCGGCTGCGGCACGTGCGCCGAGGCGCACCGCGCGGCGGGTCGCGCGGCGGGCCTGAGTGAGACGGACATCGAACTGGCCCGCCAGGGCACGTCCACCGACCCCCGCGAGGCCGCCCTGATCGGCCTGGCGCTACGGGTCCTGGCCGAACCGGGGTCCCTGTCGGACGAGGACGTCGCCGAGGTACGGACGCACGGCTGGAGCGACCGGGTGATCGCGGAGGTGGTCGGCGTGGTCACGCTCAACCTGCTGACGGGTGCCTTCAATCTGCTGGCGGGCATCCAGCCGGACCGCGGGGCCCCGGAGCCGGCCGGCCTCTCGCACTGA
- a CDS encoding cytochrome P450 translates to MNRHRASTGGLEPFDPARLDLADPYPVYRQYRESDPVHAVRPSRADSRTGPTTWYLFGHAEVTRILTDRGFGRACPSTGSAVPIPEEYVMLRRIVENWLVFLDPPRHARLRAHVAPPLAAPAVRALRPRVRAIAEDLVRPLARRPEVELVEGFAAPFPLLVVAGLLGVEAGRWPWFRAEALALQQAGGTRGDRSPAALARADRAAAELDTYFRAELAARRAEDRGDLLSALAAAAVEDPSLGTTALTSTCVHLLTAGHETTTGLIGKAVLALLARPEVSAELRADPGLLPNAVDEFLRHDPPVQMITRWAHRDTALAGRSVRRGDRVQLVLGSALRDPARFPDPETLDIHRDSGRHCAFGLGIHYCVGAALARAEAEIGLGMLLDRLPALRPGARPRVEVEYAPDWVFHGPSRLALSG, encoded by the coding sequence ATGAACAGGCACCGGGCGTCGACGGGCGGCCTGGAGCCGTTCGACCCGGCGCGGCTCGATCTGGCCGACCCCTACCCCGTCTATCGGCAGTACCGCGAGTCGGACCCGGTGCACGCCGTACGCCCGTCACGCGCCGACAGCCGGACGGGGCCGACGACCTGGTACCTCTTCGGCCACGCGGAGGTGACTCGGATCCTCACCGACCGGGGTTTCGGCCGGGCGTGCCCGTCGACGGGCAGCGCCGTGCCGATCCCCGAGGAGTACGTGATGCTCCGCCGGATCGTGGAGAACTGGCTGGTCTTCCTGGACCCGCCCCGGCACGCACGGCTCCGCGCCCACGTGGCTCCGCCGCTCGCCGCCCCCGCCGTAAGGGCCCTGCGGCCGCGCGTACGGGCGATAGCGGAGGATCTCGTACGGCCGCTGGCGCGGCGGCCCGAGGTGGAGCTGGTCGAGGGCTTCGCCGCGCCGTTCCCGCTGCTCGTCGTGGCGGGACTGCTCGGGGTGGAGGCCGGGCGGTGGCCGTGGTTCCGGGCGGAGGCGCTGGCGCTCCAGCAGGCGGGCGGGACCAGGGGCGACCGTTCACCGGCCGCGCTCGCGCGGGCCGACCGGGCGGCGGCGGAGCTGGACACGTACTTCCGCGCGGAGCTGGCGGCGCGGCGTGCGGAGGACCGGGGCGACCTGCTCTCCGCGCTCGCGGCGGCCGCGGTCGAGGATCCGTCCCTGGGGACGACGGCTCTGACGTCGACCTGCGTGCATCTGCTCACGGCCGGGCACGAGACGACGACCGGGCTGATAGGAAAGGCGGTGCTCGCGCTGCTCGCGCGGCCGGAAGTCTCGGCGGAACTGCGCGCGGACCCGGGCCTGTTGCCGAACGCGGTGGACGAGTTCCTGCGCCACGACCCACCCGTCCAGATGATCACGCGATGGGCGCACCGGGACACCGCGCTCGCCGGCCGGTCGGTCCGCCGGGGCGACCGCGTCCAGCTGGTCCTGGGCTCGGCCCTCCGGGATCCGGCGCGCTTCCCGGACCCGGAGACGCTGGACATTCACCGGGACAGCGGCCGGCACTGCGCGTTCGGCCTCGGCATCCACTACTGCGTGGGCGCGGCGCTCGCGCGCGCGGAGGCGGAGATCGGACTCGGGATGCTGCTCGACCGGCTGCCGGCGCTGCGGCCCGGCGCGCGTCCACGGGTCGAGGTGGAGTACGCGCCGGACTGGGTGTTCCACGGCCCGTCACGCCTGGCGCTGTCGGGCTGA
- a CDS encoding FAD-dependent monooxygenase → METDVLIVGGGPVGLALALDLAHRGVDFVLTEAGNGQVTHPKVSTVGPRAMEAFRRWGVADAIRSAGWPAGHTLDIAWVTAVGGHELHRLSLGTAGERPTPPFTPEPEAICPQHWLAPLLTARLGVHPEGPVRLGTRLLGFTRLPDRVSAGLVDGAGVRTTVHARFLVGCDGASSLVRKACGIDAPERHRTRVLRNILFRAPGLGDLLGASTALVYFVTEPGGLRYPLRSIDGRDLYRLTCPAGPADAVKSVRRAVAPDVPVEVVSDSTWHLTHRVASRYRAGRVLLAGDAAHTLSPSGGFGLATGVGDAADLGWKLAAELAGWAGPDLLDSYESERRPVALHSLEESHRNLRRTLDRRLSAALCDATAEGERARAALGREIAESDPVREFDAPDTHFAYRYASPVIADEKGAAEERGAADEKVGAGVEETVPGTSPSGADPWWNRTAVPGARAPHVWLGPGRSTLDLFGPEFVLLSLGRGAPEGLVRAFADRRVPLKVVRCDDGEVARRYGRPLVLVRPDGHVAWRGAAAPAAPGRLADLVRGAGTTGTGAGG, encoded by the coding sequence GTGGAGACTGATGTGTTGATCGTCGGCGGAGGGCCCGTCGGGCTCGCGCTCGCGCTCGATCTGGCCCACCGGGGCGTGGACTTCGTGCTCACGGAGGCGGGGAACGGGCAGGTCACCCACCCCAAGGTGTCGACCGTCGGCCCCCGGGCGATGGAGGCGTTCCGCCGCTGGGGGGTCGCGGACGCGATCCGGAGTGCGGGCTGGCCGGCCGGCCACACGCTGGACATCGCCTGGGTGACCGCCGTCGGAGGCCATGAGCTGCACCGGCTGAGCCTCGGCACGGCCGGGGAGCGGCCCACTCCCCCGTTCACGCCGGAACCCGAGGCGATCTGCCCGCAGCACTGGCTCGCGCCGCTGCTCACCGCCCGGCTCGGAGTCCACCCCGAGGGGCCGGTGCGGCTCGGCACCCGGCTGCTGGGGTTCACCCGGCTCCCGGACCGGGTGAGCGCCGGGCTCGTGGACGGGGCGGGGGTACGGACGACGGTGCACGCCCGGTTCCTGGTGGGCTGCGACGGGGCCTCGTCCCTGGTGCGGAAGGCGTGCGGGATCGACGCGCCCGAGCGGCACCGGACCCGCGTCCTGCGCAACATCCTCTTCCGGGCCCCCGGCCTCGGCGACCTCCTCGGCGCGAGCACGGCCCTGGTGTACTTCGTGACCGAACCGGGCGGTCTGCGCTACCCGTTGAGGTCGATCGACGGACGGGACCTGTACCGGCTGACGTGTCCGGCCGGTCCCGCCGACGCGGTGAAGTCCGTCCGGCGGGCCGTGGCCCCGGACGTACCGGTCGAGGTGGTGTCGGACTCCACCTGGCACCTGACCCACCGGGTGGCGTCGCGGTACCGCGCCGGACGCGTCCTGCTCGCGGGGGACGCGGCGCACACGCTGTCGCCCTCGGGCGGGTTCGGGCTCGCGACGGGCGTCGGTGACGCGGCGGACCTGGGCTGGAAGCTGGCCGCGGAGCTCGCGGGGTGGGCCGGGCCCGATCTGCTCGACTCGTACGAGAGCGAGCGGCGGCCGGTGGCGCTGCACAGCCTGGAGGAGAGTCACCGCAATCTGCGGCGGACCCTCGACCGGCGCCTCTCCGCGGCGCTGTGCGACGCGACGGCCGAGGGGGAGCGGGCGCGGGCCGCGCTCGGCCGGGAGATCGCGGAGTCCGATCCGGTGCGTGAATTCGACGCGCCCGATACCCACTTCGCGTACCGGTACGCGTCGCCGGTGATCGCCGACGAGAAGGGTGCGGCGGAGGAGAGAGGTGCGGCGGACGAGAAGGTGGGGGCGGGGGTGGAGGAAACGGTTCCTGGCACCTCGCCGTCGGGCGCCGACCCCTGGTGGAACCGTACGGCCGTGCCCGGCGCCCGAGCTCCGCACGTGTGGCTGGGGCCCGGCCGTTCGACGCTGGACCTGTTCGGTCCTGAGTTCGTCCTCCTCTCGCTCGGCCGGGGTGCCCCGGAGGGCCTGGTCCGCGCCTTCGCGGACCGCCGGGTCCCCCTGAAGGTGGTCCGCTGTGACGACGGGGAGGTGGCGAGGCGGTACGGGCGGCCGCTCGTCCTCGTACGTCCCGACGGTCATGTGGCCTGGCGAGGGGCCGCCGCACCGGCCGCCCCGGGCCGGCTGGCCGATCTGGTGCGGGGTGCGGGGACGACCGGGACCGGGGCGGGCGGATGA
- a CDS encoding ferritin-like domain-containing protein has product MSVFDLPRLYFGGTALTRLPTGPRCGLVDLARNTALRGTDSGDTGAGQRPAVGPFGVEERAEAYHAHLAGRGARGGHFSGNGHFLMDARVTGVQRTDGGVVDTADPVVGRAVDLWGHYNPYLGTTVNRARVFDVDPASAWTATLMGGQFAFGRDGRSHDAGYLCVGEVTGFMPPRWHGFAPVRRTLHQFAIAAGEGLDWPNGSADSPAVRALKAAAEARDGGGILVQFALEQPVAEGDVGPEDAPGQWRLRGTVAPWHPDEPRTHPAGRLLVPHGSHADEAPEPCTVRVSPSGVSFNWPFEKQTADSSSPGQAPRRGDALELRTARSDLPVALLPGGAPEGGAVVTVPAASPEAVRHAEAEGLVLVRPGGSGRSTRAVLLREREEVVLTDEACLILEHPDPERGDEHAVEVPVRTFLRGRAAPLDTVVVRQYPNPRALPLDPVASGPYARCGDVEIVRLRPGRSSGEKPTTDTPVPAEGASCRLATDGRGRGWFTVSGARPGTARLLLAADPGERPPTDPAAPGSAEACYDHDNALDFWPWAGTAAVRVLPDDWPLDAVLQQDVTFELLHREVFAYYEQLFPFMRDEVFSLADRCKVETYAKLIWQMCDPANKDRTYYMPPTRDLSLPKARLLLKYLRARSTAAAVPPAAAVPSPIRAHPQITTRAQLRSALWQAVAVELASSLQYLYAGYSVPTHGTGFEYVRSGVWTPRQLRLACGDGGETLAKGVRDSLFDVAREEMMHFLVVNNILMAMGEPFHVPEIDFGTPGRLPLPLDFALEPLHLGSLQRFIAIERPERLVGGTGAMDGPSPFGSPSELYAGIREGLTRVPDLFMVDRGRGGGEHHLFIGGAVNAVHPDYQLEVDDLSSALFAVDFVTEQGEGGVLDTGKEGSESHHDTFVRLAELLMTERADGPHGEGTPWQLAYPSLRNPTLDPGHPGRAVVSDPHARQVMRLFNRCYFMMLQLIVQHFGESPDASLRRSKLMNAAIDVMTGMMRPLAEQLMPLESGWRGRTAGPSFELEEPPAYIARPDVARRGFAMRFRHLAAMARECEGVPDRVPELMAWYAERFEHEGSN; this is encoded by the coding sequence ATGAGCGTGTTCGACCTGCCCCGGCTGTACTTCGGCGGGACGGCGCTGACCCGGCTGCCGACGGGTCCGCGCTGCGGCTTGGTGGACCTGGCCCGCAACACCGCCCTGAGGGGCACGGACTCCGGGGACACGGGTGCCGGACAGCGGCCCGCGGTCGGCCCGTTCGGCGTCGAGGAGCGCGCCGAGGCGTACCACGCGCACCTGGCCGGACGCGGGGCACGCGGGGGCCACTTCTCCGGGAACGGCCACTTCCTCATGGATGCCCGGGTGACCGGGGTGCAGCGGACGGACGGCGGCGTCGTGGACACGGCGGACCCGGTGGTCGGGCGGGCCGTCGACCTGTGGGGGCACTACAACCCCTACCTGGGCACGACGGTGAACCGGGCCAGGGTCTTCGACGTCGACCCGGCGTCCGCGTGGACGGCGACGCTGATGGGCGGCCAGTTCGCCTTCGGGCGGGACGGGCGCTCGCACGACGCGGGCTATCTGTGCGTCGGCGAGGTGACCGGTTTCATGCCGCCGCGGTGGCACGGCTTCGCGCCGGTGCGCCGCACCCTCCATCAGTTCGCGATCGCGGCGGGGGAAGGGCTCGACTGGCCGAACGGGTCGGCGGACTCCCCCGCCGTGCGCGCCCTCAAGGCCGCCGCCGAGGCACGGGACGGCGGCGGCATCCTCGTCCAGTTCGCCCTCGAACAGCCCGTCGCGGAAGGAGACGTGGGGCCGGAGGACGCTCCGGGGCAGTGGCGGCTGCGGGGCACGGTCGCGCCCTGGCATCCGGACGAGCCGCGCACCCACCCGGCGGGCCGGCTTCTCGTCCCGCACGGGAGCCATGCGGATGAGGCACCGGAGCCGTGCACCGTACGGGTCTCCCCGTCGGGAGTCTCCTTCAACTGGCCTTTCGAGAAGCAGACCGCCGACTCCTCCTCCCCCGGCCAGGCCCCGCGTCGCGGGGACGCCCTTGAGCTGAGGACGGCTCGGTCCGACCTGCCGGTCGCTCTCCTGCCCGGGGGTGCGCCCGAGGGCGGTGCGGTGGTGACCGTACCGGCGGCCTCGCCGGAGGCCGTGCGGCACGCGGAGGCGGAGGGGCTCGTCCTGGTACGGCCGGGCGGAAGCGGCCGAAGCACGCGCGCGGTGCTGCTGCGGGAGCGCGAGGAGGTCGTCCTGACCGACGAGGCATGTCTGATCCTGGAGCACCCGGACCCCGAGCGGGGCGACGAGCACGCCGTCGAGGTCCCGGTGCGGACGTTTCTGCGGGGCCGCGCGGCGCCCCTCGACACGGTCGTCGTCCGCCAGTACCCCAACCCCCGTGCCCTGCCGCTGGACCCGGTGGCCTCGGGGCCGTACGCCCGCTGCGGGGATGTGGAGATCGTACGGCTCCGCCCGGGCAGGTCGTCCGGCGAGAAGCCCACGACGGACACCCCGGTTCCGGCGGAGGGTGCGAGTTGCCGCCTCGCCACGGACGGGCGGGGGCGTGGCTGGTTCACGGTCTCCGGCGCGCGCCCCGGCACGGCACGGCTGCTCCTCGCGGCGGACCCCGGGGAACGACCACCGACCGATCCGGCGGCGCCAGGATCGGCCGAGGCCTGCTACGACCACGACAACGCCCTGGACTTCTGGCCGTGGGCCGGCACGGCGGCGGTCCGGGTACTGCCCGACGACTGGCCGCTGGACGCCGTGCTCCAGCAGGACGTGACCTTCGAGCTGCTGCACCGCGAGGTCTTCGCGTACTACGAGCAGCTGTTCCCGTTCATGCGCGACGAGGTGTTCAGCCTCGCGGACCGCTGCAAGGTCGAGACGTACGCGAAGCTCATCTGGCAGATGTGCGATCCGGCGAACAAGGACAGGACGTACTACATGCCGCCGACCCGCGATCTGTCCCTGCCGAAGGCGCGGCTGCTGCTCAAGTACCTGCGGGCGCGGAGCACGGCGGCGGCGGTGCCGCCGGCGGCGGCCGTCCCTTCGCCGATCCGCGCCCATCCGCAGATCACCACGCGGGCGCAGCTGCGGTCGGCGCTGTGGCAGGCGGTGGCGGTGGAGCTCGCCAGTTCGCTCCAGTACCTGTACGCGGGCTACTCGGTCCCCACCCACGGCACCGGGTTCGAGTACGTGCGCAGTGGGGTGTGGACACCGCGTCAGCTCCGGCTCGCCTGCGGCGACGGCGGGGAGACCCTGGCCAAGGGCGTGCGGGACAGTCTCTTCGACGTGGCCCGGGAGGAGATGATGCACTTCCTGGTCGTCAACAACATCCTGATGGCGATGGGTGAGCCCTTCCACGTCCCGGAGATCGACTTCGGTACGCCGGGCCGGTTGCCGCTGCCGCTCGACTTCGCCCTGGAGCCGCTGCACCTGGGAAGTCTCCAGCGGTTCATCGCCATCGAGCGGCCCGAGCGGCTCGTGGGCGGCACGGGAGCGATGGACGGGCCCAGCCCGTTCGGTTCGCCGAGCGAGTTGTACGCGGGCATCCGGGAGGGTCTGACGCGCGTCCCCGACCTCTTCATGGTCGACCGGGGGCGGGGCGGGGGCGAGCACCACCTCTTCATCGGCGGGGCGGTCAACGCCGTTCATCCGGACTACCAGTTGGAGGTGGACGATCTTTCGAGCGCGCTGTTCGCCGTGGACTTCGTCACCGAGCAGGGCGAGGGCGGTGTCCTGGACACCGGGAAGGAGGGCTCGGAGTCCCATCACGACACCTTCGTGCGGCTCGCGGAGCTGCTGATGACCGAGCGCGCCGACGGTCCGCACGGGGAGGGGACGCCGTGGCAGCTCGCGTACCCCTCGCTGCGCAATCCGACGCTCGACCCCGGGCACCCCGGGCGGGCGGTGGTGAGCGATCCGCACGCACGGCAGGTGATGCGTCTGTTCAACCGCTGCTACTTCATGATGCTCCAGCTGATCGTCCAGCACTTCGGGGAGAGCCCGGACGCGAGTCTGCGCCGCTCGAAGCTGATGAACGCAGCCATCGACGTGATGACGGGGATGATGCGTCCGCTCGCCGAGCAACTGATGCCGCTGGAGTCGGGGTGGCGGGGGCGGACGGCCGGCCCCTCCTTCGAGCTGGAGGAACCGCCGGCGTACATCGCGCGCCCCGATGTGGCGCGGCGGGGGTTCGCGATGCGGTTCCGGCACCTCGCCGCGATGGCCCGGGAGTGCGAGGGCGTGCCGGACCGGGTGCCGGAACTGATGGCCTGGTACGCGGAGCGCTTCGAGCACGAGGGGAGCAACTGA
- a CDS encoding NAD(P)/FAD-dependent oxidoreductase, translating into MQTTTVTQSRHVPRARRRTRANSTVSVVGAGMAGLVAAYELERLGFRVEVIEGSHRLGGRVHTHRFGAAEGSPFVELGAMRIPTAHHRTMHYVEHLGLADQVRPFTTLLSEENAFLATSTGHVRLRDAPRALIADVRASLPGAPYREETVVFGAWLAAVVDAVAPPALRAGLRADLARNLLDLVEDVDLSPHLLGHAKDRIDVHGLFAAHPGIRAGCGDRLNSFLDDILTETSPELVRLACGMDQLAQRLAARIRGPIWLGQPVSGFEVAPDHVLVRLGGGPAAVRRCDYVLCTVPFSVLRGLTLTGFDEDKLAVVREVDYCPATKVAVHCREPFWEREGIRGGASFSGGRIRQTYYPPSEADGTTDPAQGAALLASYTIGEDAEHLGTMPPALRHRTVVEELGRMHPQLLRRGMVRGVASLAWGGHPWTAGGCTIRWGQDAAACEEQRRRAVRPQHRMFFAGEHCASEPAWIEGAVESALEAVTLIARHAPGRGVVEPAGLEAA; encoded by the coding sequence ATGCAGACCACCACCGTCACGCAGTCCCGTCATGTGCCACGCGCACGGCGGCGGACCCGCGCCAACAGCACGGTCAGTGTCGTGGGCGCCGGGATGGCCGGCCTGGTCGCCGCCTACGAGCTGGAGCGCCTCGGGTTCCGGGTCGAGGTCATCGAGGGCAGCCACCGGCTCGGCGGGCGCGTCCACACGCACCGCTTCGGCGCGGCCGAGGGCTCCCCCTTCGTGGAGCTCGGTGCCATGCGCATCCCCACCGCCCACCACCGGACCATGCACTACGTCGAGCACCTGGGTCTCGCCGATCAGGTGCGGCCGTTCACCACCCTGCTGTCCGAGGAGAACGCCTTTCTGGCGACGAGTACCGGTCACGTACGGCTCCGGGACGCGCCGCGGGCCCTGATCGCGGATGTCCGCGCCTCGCTGCCGGGCGCCCCGTACCGCGAGGAGACCGTCGTGTTCGGCGCGTGGCTGGCGGCGGTCGTCGACGCCGTCGCACCTCCGGCGCTGCGCGCCGGGCTCCGCGCCGACCTGGCACGCAACCTCCTGGATCTGGTGGAGGACGTCGACCTGTCGCCGCATCTCCTCGGCCACGCGAAGGACCGGATCGACGTGCACGGTCTGTTCGCGGCGCACCCCGGCATCCGGGCGGGCTGCGGCGACCGGCTGAACAGCTTCCTGGACGACATCCTCACCGAGACCAGTCCCGAACTGGTCCGGCTCGCCTGCGGGATGGACCAGCTCGCGCAGCGGCTCGCCGCCCGGATCCGGGGACCCATCTGGCTGGGCCAGCCCGTGTCCGGCTTCGAGGTGGCTCCCGACCATGTCCTCGTACGCCTCGGGGGCGGGCCGGCGGCGGTCCGGCGCTGCGACTACGTGCTGTGCACGGTGCCGTTCTCCGTGCTGCGGGGTCTGACGCTCACCGGGTTCGACGAGGACAAGCTCGCGGTCGTGCGGGAGGTGGACTACTGCCCGGCGACGAAGGTCGCCGTCCACTGCCGTGAGCCGTTCTGGGAGCGGGAGGGCATCCGGGGTGGCGCCTCGTTCAGCGGGGGCCGGATCCGGCAGACGTACTACCCGCCGTCCGAGGCCGACGGGACCACGGATCCCGCGCAGGGTGCGGCGCTGCTCGCCAGCTACACGATCGGCGAGGACGCCGAGCATCTCGGCACCATGCCGCCCGCGCTGCGGCACCGGACGGTGGTCGAGGAACTGGGGCGGATGCACCCCCAGTTGCTGCGCCGGGGCATGGTGCGGGGTGTCGCGAGTCTCGCCTGGGGCGGACATCCGTGGACGGCCGGCGGGTGCACGATCCGCTGGGGGCAGGACGCGGCCGCCTGCGAGGAACAGCGCCGGCGGGCGGTGCGCCCCCAGCACCGGATGTTCTTCGCCGGGGAGCACTGCGCGAGCGAGCCGGCGTGGATCGAGGGTGCGGTGGAGTCGGCCCTCGAGGCCGTGACGCTGATCGCCCGGCACGCGCCGGGCCGGGGCGTCGTGGAGCCGGCCGGACTGGAGGCGGCATGA
- a CDS encoding FAD-dependent monooxygenase yields METGSGTDGARDGDVDVCVVGAGPVGLTLAIGLRRLALRVRIVDKAPATKHEARALVLWARAREALDALGVGETLARHGVELGMVTIHARGRELGELVTGWARSAHARPLNIEQHDIERLLSEELAGLGTRVEWNTEVTDVKVHDDRAEFTLRHEDGTVESAAAPWIVGCEGTASVVRDRLGIPFEGRRRTGLQVVQGNAHPTWALGEEPGRGHIFLAPHRSLLVFPLPGGGYRFFCFRDDPDPSLSAAPTLGELRDLVAETAGMPDLRLRPPEVPWLNRARFSDRVAATLRCGRGLLAGDAAHAWAPVGGHGMNVGILGAHNLAWKLAAVHHGQAGEDLLDTYSDEQRLLAVRYIREMRFNFMELPLPPLGFRAFTATVPAALARRGFQRRLDLRLSDLGRNHTDSALSSHRPARHRRSGPRAGERMPDITVTTCPTDPTSPAATRLHTLLRYERWTLVLHAARAHPDVLDELRDACARFPAPLRILPVTPWDGAEAGRLGHPDDLRLVRPDGYVGLVAPLARTALLRDYLAAVAADGPGAVRESRPTRPRRAH; encoded by the coding sequence GTGGAGACAGGCAGCGGCACGGACGGGGCCCGGGACGGGGACGTGGACGTGTGTGTGGTGGGGGCGGGACCGGTCGGGCTCACGCTCGCGATCGGTCTGCGCCGGCTCGCGCTGCGGGTCCGGATCGTCGACAAGGCACCCGCGACCAAGCACGAGGCCCGCGCCCTGGTGCTCTGGGCACGGGCCCGGGAGGCACTGGACGCCCTGGGGGTCGGTGAGACGCTCGCGCGGCACGGCGTCGAGCTGGGCATGGTGACGATCCACGCCCGCGGCCGTGAGCTCGGCGAGCTCGTCACCGGCTGGGCCCGCTCGGCCCACGCCCGGCCGCTCAACATCGAGCAGCACGACATCGAGCGGCTCCTCAGCGAGGAACTGGCCGGGCTCGGCACCCGCGTCGAGTGGAACACCGAGGTGACGGACGTCAAGGTCCACGACGACCGGGCGGAGTTCACCCTGCGGCACGAGGACGGCACCGTCGAGTCGGCCGCCGCCCCCTGGATCGTCGGCTGCGAGGGCACCGCCAGCGTGGTCAGGGACCGCCTGGGCATCCCGTTCGAGGGCCGGCGCCGCACCGGGCTCCAGGTCGTCCAGGGCAACGCCCACCCCACCTGGGCGCTCGGCGAGGAGCCGGGCAGGGGGCACATCTTCCTGGCCCCGCACCGTTCCCTGCTCGTGTTCCCGCTGCCCGGCGGGGGCTACCGCTTCTTCTGCTTCCGGGACGACCCCGATCCCTCGCTGTCCGCCGCCCCCACCCTCGGCGAACTGCGGGACCTGGTCGCGGAGACTGCCGGGATGCCGGACCTGCGTCTCCGGCCCCCCGAGGTCCCCTGGCTGAACCGGGCCCGCTTCAGCGACCGGGTCGCCGCCACGCTCCGCTGCGGGCGCGGGCTGCTCGCCGGGGACGCGGCGCACGCCTGGGCGCCGGTCGGCGGGCACGGCATGAACGTCGGCATCCTCGGCGCCCACAACCTCGCGTGGAAGCTCGCCGCCGTCCACCACGGGCAGGCGGGCGAGGACCTCCTCGACACGTACAGCGACGAGCAACGACTCCTTGCGGTGCGGTACATCCGCGAGATGCGGTTCAACTTCATGGAGCTGCCGCTGCCACCGCTGGGCTTCCGGGCGTTCACGGCGACGGTGCCGGCCGCCCTGGCCCGGCGCGGCTTCCAGCGCCGGCTCGACCTGCGGCTGAGCGACCTGGGCCGGAACCACACGGACAGTGCGCTGTCCTCGCACCGCCCCGCCCGGCACCGCCGTTCGGGCCCGCGCGCGGGCGAGCGCATGCCGGACATCACGGTCACCACCTGCCCGACGGACCCCACCAGTCCTGCCGCGACCCGGCTGCACACGCTGCTCCGGTACGAGCGGTGGACCCTGGTCCTGCACGCCGCCCGCGCCCACCCGGACGTGCTCGACGAACTCCGCGACGCGTGCGCGCGGTTCCCCGCCCCGCTCCGGATACTGCCCGTGACCCCGTGGGACGGAGCCGAGGCCGGCCGCCTCGGGCACCCCGACGACCTGCGTCTGGTGCGGCCCGACGGATACGTGGGCCTGGTCGCCCCGCTCGCCCGTACCGCCCTGCTCCGCGACTACCTGGCCGCTGTCGCCGCCGACGGCCCCGGGGCCGTACGGGAGTCCCGGCCGACCCGTCCACGCCGTGCGCACTGA